The sequence AAGTTCATCTGCAGGACGTTGTACCTACAATATATAAGTGTTTGcatgtttttttggtgtgtttttaaaaaccttctaAATTAGTACATTGAATCTGGAACTTCGCGTTGAAGGCAACACTCCAACACCAGAAAGCTAATGCAAGAGAGCCTTAAAACCTTGTTTTAAACTGGCATTCTTCCCTGTGTCACCCCCTGCTCACTCTACAcaaacttctgccattgtttaaaatcaCCACTTTCCCCCTCACTGTTTCTCCCATCTTATCCCCAATGGTTGTGCGGCTTGTCTTAGTGCCaccctgacttcatgcaaatccaggattgagATGAAACACCTGAAATCCTCCGACAGGGCTCCACTTTGACTTTGTGCAAATCCAGGACTGCGGTGTGGCACTACAAATCCTTCAGCAGGAGCTGCACAATGAGAGACTTACATTTTTATGTCTATAGGAAGATGTAAGCTTAAAACTTCTATGAGGAGCAATGCTCAGCACtcaaaacaccccccccaaaacctGGCAAATTAGGAAGACATCACTCTTCTGTATTTTAGTATAAAATCTATTTCATTTCTCTTTTATTGACCAACCCAATTTTCCCACATCTGAAGTTAACTATTCATTCTAAACAGCTCATCTTCTGTGCAGCATCAGTGGCCGACTCAAACATCACTTTGCAAGATCTGCTCATGGGGAATAGCCAACGAAACCTTTTAGGACCTTTCGCTGGTTCCAGACCAGAGCTCTCACCTTCCCATGTCTTCTCCCCTTACATCCTTGGCTGGCAGTCCACTTAAATAACAGGAAATCACTATTTCTTCGTCTCCCATCATTGAGGAATGACACTGCTAGATGATCTACAAATtctgcagttttgtttttaagataacCAATATCTAGCAATATTCAATGTGTGGTCAGCTTTCGCAAACTGGAAAGCAAACAAGCGTGTAGACGGTAAACATAATAGATTTCAGGAACGTCTTTATTGGAACTCCTATGAAATACTTGCTCAAAGGGCAGCCTGAATCACGATTATTTAACAACCATGGATCTTTATTGGTGGGGTAGGGTACCTCAGGTCTGGATCCAGCAGCCCACTGCTTTCAAAAGGGTGGTAGCCAATGTTAATCATAttcagagtagagccactgaaatgttaattgatttcaatgggtctactcttgagtgtgACTTTGTTGGGTACCACCCAGAGTgcatgaagcagcacaggaagagagGAGCTGGGAAGGGAAGGGCAGTAGCAGCAAAAAGAATATGGTCTTGCAAGTGATCCGTTACAGTGGAGAATCAATGGCACAAAGCAAAGTCAATCTAAGCAGATCAAAGACATGGCAAAATTAAACCTGAATTTATTTCCtaacattacatattaaaaagctATGAGATACCAGAGGGTTTATATTACAGGggtggctggcggggggggggggcagggagaggaacaGTATGATTTTGTGACACAGGAAACATAAAATCTGAGGGGGAAGGGGGTTGGAGATTAGTGATGTTCTGCTTTCTTGGGCTTATGTATAAAAATGGGAGGACAAGACCTTCTTTATGCATAAGTGAGTTCATAATTCTTAGCACAGGAACCATGAGAAGGTTTGTCACTTTCAAGAAAAGTCTGATTGGGGGTAGGGGGGCGGGAAACATCCTCATTCAAAAACAGTTCTGTCTCAGGAGTTATAGTTCTGCTCTGACAAGTCCAATTGACATGAATGTTCAATAATAAGTTTCCTTGAGATCCTTAACAGCAAAGGCGCTCTGGTGGTTGGCAACAGGCTGGCAGATTCAGCTTCTACACTGCTAGGCAGATTTCCTATGCTAGATGAAGTACCACAGTCTGTCAAAGTAGGGGTGTGTCCGTTGGCTGCTCCTTGCGGCTGTACATCCCCATTTAAAGTCACATCTTCTACCACCGTCCTAGTAGTTGAAGTAACAATGCTGTCCTTGTCCACACTTTCCAGTTCATCAACTCTGTCATAATTACAGTCTCTGGCTTCCAAGAGCGACGAAGGAGACTCTGCCTCTCTCTCATTTTGCGGGATTGTAGGACTCCAGGAAATGCTACTTTCATACTCTGTGTTctcctggatctcagtgtccttaTCACTGTCACTGTCAATTGTTATTACCACTGGAGAAGAAAACGGGGAAGGGTCAATGTGGTTCTTGCGtggcttcctctctcttttcctcttctttttatgATGCCTTGCCATTTCAGTGGCTTTCCCTTCATAAATAATCTCCACGCTTGGGCTCCTTGATATTTGCATCCTTCTCTTGTGCCGACTCTCGGCCTCAGGCTGTCTGTCCGAAAAGCTCTCTTTCTTTTTGTCAAAGCCCTTGTATTTTTCAAGGGCGCTTGCATCTTTTGCCGAAGAGGCTTCCTCACTCCCTGCGTGGGCACTCTCCAGGTGACGGGTTTTATATTTCCTTTTCCCGCTGGGCTTCTCAGATCGCACTCTCTCGGGCCCTCTGGGAGGAGTCCTCGACCTGCTGCTGGAGCGACTTCTTGATCTGCGCCTCTCATAATAGTAATACCTGCTTTCTCTGTCACCTCTTGGGTTTCGAGTATTCACCTGTTCAGAAAAGGACTGCATTCTGTAGTCAGGGCTGGCAGACTGCCTTGAATACCGAGCTCTGGCCTGAATCCTTCTCCTGTAAGATGATTCATACCCATCTCGGGCTGAATTTCTGCTGTAAATGGTGCACTCCCATTTGTACTTGGCGTCTCTTACGTAACTGTCTCTTACGTAGTAATCACTGTCTTTGCTCTTTGATCTGCTTTTGCTGTTGTCGTTGCTGTGTGATCTAGAGCGGCTTAGATCTCTAGATTCAATGCTCTCACTACTCACAGAAAGAGCTTGGCTTTTCCGAGACAGACTCTTGTCCCGGGTTCTTGACCGCTTCTTGTCCTTCCTATGCTTATGTCTGCTActgtctcttttccttttccgCTTCTCCATACCGCGATGCTtcctcttgcttttcaggccacgATGCTCTCTGCTACGTGAATGCGATTCACATTTCCTCCTTTTGGATAAACTGTAGTCATCGTCATCATCTCTTTTTGTAGGGGAGCTTTGTAGCCAAGGTTGGGTAGCTGGTTCTCCGGTTGTACTACTGCCCTCCTTTTCACTCCTTTTGGATTTCCTTTTATTGGATAGGGATACGCTGGCTTTATAACTGGTGCTCCCATTTCCAGACCCGATGGAGAACGGAGATGCGGACCCACTGGCATCAGTGTCACTAAAACTGTGATACTGGATGGGCTGCACTGCCTTCACATCTTTGCTTTTCTCGCCAGCAG is a genomic window of Podarcis muralis chromosome 17, rPodMur119.hap1.1, whole genome shotgun sequence containing:
- the LOC114587534 gene encoding E3 ubiquitin-protein ligase Topors-like isoform X1, with product MGDPRELRSRASGANGPRRQRSKAQNVASVTEDFTVDRCSPKVGTNKLHQTMSSDSSPDSKCPICLDQFENVAYLDHCWHKFCFRCVQEWSKNKAECPLCKQPFHSIVHSMRSEDDFKVYTVRPSDTDYFANPDGRRFRYRTTVTRERRPSAYPRRSSSSRTTVSPPDNGILFEGLSSQTTRQRNAEMQQMIRRLASRRQACLEGRSMRQIQEQEIINFRRALYRSGTRVRSIEDGGRYRDISAEFFRRNPACLHRLVPWLKRELTVLFGAHGSLVNIVQHIIMSNVTRYDLESQAFADDLKPFLLHRTEHFLHEFISFARCPFNIEAYDQHANYDCPAPSYEEGSRSDSSIITISPDEADAQEPDHSSFAAGIGQAPWDDETPGPSYSTSEQLRAAVSTALDTSESSDGEPSANPVELQPQLPAIVEMNGDSCDSSNNCVIVGYVKPLAERTPELVELSSDSEESAGEKSKDVKAVQPIQYHSFSDTDASGSASPFSIGSGNGSTSYKASVSLSNKRKSKRSEKEGSSTTGEPATQPWLQSSPTKRDDDDDYSLSKRRKCESHSRSREHRGLKSKRKHRGMEKRKRKRDSSRHKHRKDKKRSRTRDKSLSRKSQALSVSSESIESRDLSRSRSHSNDNSKSRSKSKDSDYYVRDSYVRDAKYKWECTIYSRNSARDGYESSYRRRIQARARYSRQSASPDYRMQSFSEQVNTRNPRGDRESRYYYYERRRSRSRSSSRSRTPPRGPERVRSEKPSGKRKYKTRHLESAHAGSEEASSAKDASALEKYKGFDKKKESFSDRQPEAESRHKRRMQISRSPSVEIIYEGKATEMARHHKKKRKRERKPRKNHIDPSPFSSPVVITIDSDSDKDTEIQENTEYESSISWSPTIPQNEREAESPSSLLEARDCNYDRVDELESVDKDSIVTSTTRTVVEDVTLNGDVQPQGAANGHTPTLTDCGTSSSIGNLPSSVEAESASLLPTTRAPLLLRISRKLIIEHSCQLDLSEQNYNS
- the LOC114587534 gene encoding E3 ubiquitin-protein ligase Topors-like isoform X2, translated to MSSDSSPDSKCPICLDQFENVAYLDHCWHKFCFRCVQEWSKNKAECPLCKQPFHSIVHSMRSEDDFKVYTVRPSDTDYFANPDGRRFRYRTTVTRERRPSAYPRRSSSSRTTVSPPDNGILFEGLSSQTTRQRNAEMQQMIRRLASRRQACLEGRSMRQIQEQEIINFRRALYRSGTRVRSIEDGGRYRDISAEFFRRNPACLHRLVPWLKRELTVLFGAHGSLVNIVQHIIMSNVTRYDLESQAFADDLKPFLLHRTEHFLHEFISFARCPFNIEAYDQHANYDCPAPSYEEGSRSDSSIITISPDEADAQEPDHSSFAAGIGQAPWDDETPGPSYSTSEQLRAAVSTALDTSESSDGEPSANPVELQPQLPAIVEMNGDSCDSSNNCVIVGYVKPLAERTPELVELSSDSEESAGEKSKDVKAVQPIQYHSFSDTDASGSASPFSIGSGNGSTSYKASVSLSNKRKSKRSEKEGSSTTGEPATQPWLQSSPTKRDDDDDYSLSKRRKCESHSRSREHRGLKSKRKHRGMEKRKRKRDSSRHKHRKDKKRSRTRDKSLSRKSQALSVSSESIESRDLSRSRSHSNDNSKSRSKSKDSDYYVRDSYVRDAKYKWECTIYSRNSARDGYESSYRRRIQARARYSRQSASPDYRMQSFSEQVNTRNPRGDRESRYYYYERRRSRSRSSSRSRTPPRGPERVRSEKPSGKRKYKTRHLESAHAGSEEASSAKDASALEKYKGFDKKKESFSDRQPEAESRHKRRMQISRSPSVEIIYEGKATEMARHHKKKRKRERKPRKNHIDPSPFSSPVVITIDSDSDKDTEIQENTEYESSISWSPTIPQNEREAESPSSLLEARDCNYDRVDELESVDKDSIVTSTTRTVVEDVTLNGDVQPQGAANGHTPTLTDCGTSSSIGNLPSSVEAESASLLPTTRAPLLLRISRKLIIEHSCQLDLSEQNYNS